The sequence AAATACCATAAGTTATTTGGAACCTCAGAGCTTCCAGCTTGATTTCAATTTCAAAATGTGACACCAGCAGCTCAAAAATCTGAACTGTAAGGATGAAAAATCATACTCTTAGCTTTATCCTGGACACCAAAACAAGATCTACAGAGTTGGTTTCCTTTCCTACACATGGTATAATATTTCAAAGAGTCAAATTTATTGGCTAACTGACCATTGATTATAACAATCATTATAACAAATTTGAAGCatgaaaaatacatataaaatataaatcattattGGGAGGAAAGGCAAGAAGATTCAGTTCTTCATGGAGTTTAATCTCTACATCTTCCACATCATTGTCAAGTATTTTGGTACTGGATTGAAGATATTTCAGGAAAGTTAAAATTATAGTATATGGCTATTTTTATGCAATGTAATTATTTATTGCGGACTGAATGATGAAAGACAACCATTCACTGCCACTAGCATCTACTCGACTGGCATTATAGTCAAGATCTGAAAAGTATGTTGGGTGTGGGTGTGAGCTGAGTCTAGGAGAATGTCACATAGTTTTGTTGCCGCTTCAGATTCCATGTCCTTGCCTTCTCTTTACTTCCAACTAAAAAATTTCAGACGTATGTGCATAGGAATTCTCCTTCTAGATTTTGAGAATACTTATCAAGGGTTTGCAGTTTTATCTAGCCCTTCTTAGGAAATGGTCGGGCTACTAGAATTTTGTCAACAGGTGTTGTTAAGAACATTTTGGAGTGATTTACACTAAAATGCTCTGGTATAATATCATATTTTTAGCTCTTCTCCAGTTTCTCAGACTTGTGAACCCAAAACTAAATATAGGATTCCATTTGGTAGAATTATCTCCCTTAAAAGTACAAGAGGATGCTGCAAAATTCCATCTTCTATTTTCTAATGGCTGCTCAAATTGTCTAGCCTAATGCTCCATGCACTGTATTTTAAGATGAAAATTATCTCCTTCAGGTTTTAACAATTGAAACTTTTGAGTGAATCACTGCTGCACAAAAAACCCTAGTAGTATCGAGGGGATTGTGTCCTTAGTTACCCGTTCATAAGGAGCCTCAGAATCTGCATTTTCAGATCTAACAGCTTGGTCCATTTCTTGAATTAATATGCCAAACATGTACAATACTGTAAATATAAATAAGAATATTTGATGATTAGGCAAAAGCACTCTCTTTGTTTTCTTCaatagtagttaaaacatatttaaGTTGTATTTGAGTTTGGCTTCACTGTAAAGAATCTCAAGTTATGCCCGCACATTATTATGTTACATCTTTTGTTTAAAACAATGGACTTTCAGTGACTCTAGTTAATGCTTATTTGCAGTGTTATGCTTTTGGCGATTAAACAagcttcatttttttattttcagaGATTGTATTTTATATCGTTAGTTTGGCCTTTATTATTTTGCAAGACTAGTTAAGGACATGTTATTTTGTCAATAGTTcagagttttggaattaaccactaTACCTGCTCGGGGAAGGTCTACTGGAAGGATATTGGTGTTGTTTAGGTTGCATTATTCCAGATCCTGTAGTTTGTGCATGCTGCAAGTCTAAGTGGGACAACAGCACAGATGGCAGTTGTAGATTATCACAGCCTTCCGCGGAAAGAGCTTCAAAATCTGTGTAAGAAAAACGGAATACCTGCAAATAAAACAAATTCCTTTATGGCAGATGCTCTTGCTTCGATCTTGAAGGTATTTGCTAATACTATTTCTGCTTGAATCTATTTATACAATTTAAACTAAATACTTTTTAAACATCAGTCATGTGGAGCAGAAGGGTATACCTCAGGAGATACAGAAAATTGTAACCCTTAACTTCTGCCCATCATATATTTATttgaaaccaaaattagaaattaATTATATGACAAACTATATGGTCTATTTGATAATTGCATTTTGATTTCACTTGTCATTGGAAAAGCTTGGGTTGTTCAATCATCTAATACTTAATCAACTAACTTGTCAATGTTGAAGGTTGATAAGCCAAAGGTTGATTATCACAACCTTCCTCGGAAAGAGCTTCAAAATCTGTGTAAGAAACATGGAATACCTGCAAATAAAACAAATTCCTTTATGGCAGATGCTCTTACTTCAATCTTGAAGGTATTTGCCACTATTATTTCTGTTTGAATCCATTTAAACAATTTAACTAAAATAGTTTTTAAACTTAAATCATGTGGAGCAGAAGGGTATACCTGAGCAGATACAGGAAAGTGTAATCCTTAACTTTGCCCATCACATATTTATTTGAAACCAGAATTTGAAATTAATTATATGATAAGCTATATGGTATACTTGATAATTGCATTCTGATTTCACTTGTCATTGGAAAAGTGTGGGTTGTTTACTGTTTAGTCATCTAATATTGATTCTTCAATAGGGTTGTTTAGACATCTAATACTTACAAAACTAACTCTTCAATCTTGAAGGTTGATAAGCCCGAGGTTGATTATTACAGCCTTTCCCGGAAAGAGCTTCAAAATCTGTGTAAGAAACATGGAATACCTGCAAATAAAACAAATTCCTTTATGGCAGATGCTCTTACTTTGATCTTGAAGGTATTTGCCACTACTATTTCTGTTTGAATCtatttaaacaatttaatctaaATACCTTTTAAACTTAAATAATCTGGAGCAGAAGGGTATACAAAAAGAGATACAGGAAACTGTAATCAGTAACTTCTGCCCATCGCATATATATttgaagccaaaatttgaaattaattatattataatctATATTGCATATATgataattccattttgatttcactTGTCATTGGAAAAGCTTGGGTCGTTCAGTCAtctaatattgattctttgataggGTTGTTCAGTCATCCAATATTGATTTTTTGATAGGGTTGTTCAGTCATTTAATATTGATTATTTAATAGGGTTGTTCAGTCATCTAATACTTATTCAACTAACTCTTCAATGTTGAAGGTTGATAAAACAAATGAGTTTGGCTCAGCAACTACTACAACCTTACCTGAGGATGTAGGGAACAAATCCGTTTCCTCTATATTAAAAATACACAATTATATGGAAGATTTCAATGCATCAAAATTTCCTTGTGAAAGTACATTTTTCTCTTTGGAAATTCAATCTCAAAGAAAAGAACCGATTGAGGAAGATGCTATCCCTTCAACAGTGGATACCTATATTGAAGAGTTCACTGGAGAAAATCCGAAGACAGAAACTGCAGCAATTGATAACATTAATACGACTAAGACATCTGAAGCAGAAAACGTTCTATTGTATATTGCATCATTGGGTACTGATGATCGGAAAGAACTTTACCATCAGGGTAATCAGCAAATTGCACCTGGTCCAGACACTCCTATAGCCCTTCATGAGGATGCGTTGGTATGGATATTCTTTTCAAATAATATCTTTTTATGTTTTGGTTGCCTTTTGAATTCTTGACCATGTAGTATCTTTTTGTGGCAAATCAAAATTTGAAGTTATAAATCTAGTATCTTTTTATAACATCAGATTGTATTTTTCCTGCTTATGTTTTCCTCTCTTGGATGATCAGGAGGAGCTTTGCCAACAGGCTAAATTTGTTACAAAAACTGCCTATTCTATAGATGAACCTGCCAGTCCACATGCTTATGTTGAAGTAGTATCTTCAATGACTCCTATCAAAGATGGATGTCAAGATGTTGAAATGTTGGATCAAGAGTTGCACTATTATTGTAGCAAAAGCCCCAAAAACAAAGCAGACAATGAACACAATTTTCATCTTGCAGAGGTGTGTTATTTTACTAAAATACTAAAAAGGAAAAGGACTTTTGATGCTTGCAGCCCCTCAATTTGTTGcaatcaaaatattaaatgattttcttttttaatattGGGTAAATGGGCCTCTAGGCCCAAAGATAGGTGAATTTTGTTTTGTGCAGATGAGGCTCTAGGTAGGCCATATTTATCAGGTGAAatttgttatggtggatatttggtTTTTTGTTTTCGTTATATGCATTTATATGTAGATGAATTTCTTAGAAAATTGTCTGAAGTGTTGGCTTCCAATTTCTTACAGTTGTTGAGCATTGTGAATTCTTAATTTTTACTTTTTGCTGGTTAGTTTATAAGTTTGTCGTTTTAGTATTAATATTTATAGATATTGAAATTAACTGATGATTATGGGGAAGTCTTTCAGCACTGGTCAAGGTTAATTCatgcatatttttctttcttttcctggCTAAATAGCAGAACCTGATGCATTATATCGTTTACAGGACTATCAGAATAGTGACAAGGAAGTTGAGAGGTGAGCAATGCCTTGAATGCTCAAGATGTTTTGTGTAGAGTTCTGTTCAACTATAAACAAATTCTCAAATCTTTATGTTTTATTTCAGTGTGTCACAGGTAAATTGTCCCCATGATTCTCATAAGCAAATGGACAAGAAAAGCCTGTTGCTAGATTTACAAGATGAAAAGAGTAGAAGAATTTCAAGGTACAAGGATGACTATAAGAAGTGTCCATTTACTAAATGTTTACAAGGCATGAACAATTTAGCAAGAGCTGCTACCTTACGAGCAGACATCCTAGCCAGAAGAAGGGGATTACCTATTGGGGGAAATAGTTCTGCTTATTCACAGTCTACTTCTGCATTTCATAATCTTCCTTACCAGAGCCAAAATGTACAAGGGAACATATCCATTTCTTCTATATTAAAAATACACAATAATAGGGAAGATTTGACTGCATCAAAATTTCCTTGTGGAAGTGCAACTTTCTCTTTGGAAATTCAATCTCAAAGAAAAGAACCGATTGAGGAAGATGCTATCTCTTCAACATTGGATACCTATGCTGAAGAGTTCACTGGAGAAACTGCAGCAATTGATAACAGTAATACAACTAAGACATCTGAAGAAGAAAACGTTCTATTGTATATTGCATCATTAGGTACTGATTATCGGAAAGAACTTTGCCATCATGGTAATCAGCAAATTGAACCTGGTCGAGACACTCGTATAGCCCTTTATGAGGATGCATTGGTATggatatttttttcaaataatatcTTTTTATGTTTTGGTTACCTTTTGAATTCTCCATCATGTAGTATCGGTCTTTTTGTGGCAAGTTAAAATTTGAAGTTATAAATCTGGTGATCTTTTTATAACATCAGGTTGTATTTGTCCTGCTTATGTTATACTCTCTTGGATGATCAGGAGGAGCTTTGCCAGCAGGCTAAATTTGTTACAAAAACTGCCTATTCTATAGATGAACCTGCCAGTCCACATGATTTTGTTGAAGCAGTATGTGCAATGACTCCTATCAAAGATGAATGTCAGGATGTTGAAATGTTGGATCAAGATTTGCACTATTATTGTAGCGAAAGCCCCAAAAACAAAGCAGACAATGAACATAATTTTCGTCTTGCAGAGGTGTGTTATTTTCCTAAAATACTAAAAAGGAAAAGGACTTTTGATGCTTGCAGACCCTCAATTTGTtgcaatcaaaatattattttctttttaatacTGGGTGAATGAGCCTCTAGGCCCAAAGATAGGTGATTTTTATTTTGTGCAGATAAGGCTCTAGGTAGGCCACACTTATTAGGTGAAatttgttatggtggatatttggcTTTTTGTTTTCATTATATGCAGTTATATGTAGAAGAATAtctagaaaattaaattaaaatttgaaattttgaagttataaatatggTGATCTTTTTATAACATCAGGTTGTATTTTTCCTGCTTATGTTTTCCTCTCTTGGATGATCAGGAGGAGCTTTGCCAACAGGCTAAATTTGTTACAAAAACTGCCTATTCTATAGATGAACCTACTAGTCCACATGCTTTTGTTGAAGCAGTATCTGAAATGACTCCTATCAAAGATGGATGTCAGGATGTTGAAATGCTGGATCAAGAGTTGCACTATTATTGTAGCAAAAGCCCCAAAAACAAAGTAGGCAATGAACACAATTTTCATCTTGCAGAGGTGTGTTATTTTCCTAAAATACTAAAAAGGAAAAGGACTCTTGATGCTTGCAGCCCCTCAATTTGTTGCAATCAAAATATTAGATGATTTTCTTTTTAATATTGGGTGAATGAGCCTCTAGGCCCAAAGATAGGTGATTTTTATTTTGTGCAGATGAGGCTCTAGGTAGGCTACACTTATTAGGTGAAatttgttatggtggatatttggcTTTTTGTTTTCGTTATATGCAGTTATATGTAGAAGAATATCTAGAAAATTGTCTGAAGTGTTGGCTTCCAATTTCTTACAGTTGTTAAGCATTGTGAATTCTTAATTTTAACTTTTTGCTGGTTAGTTCAAAAGTTTGTTGTATTTACTATTGATATTTATAGATATCGAACTTAACTCATGATTATGGGGAAGTCTTTCAGCACTGGTCTAGGTTAATTCgtgcatatttttctttcttttccttggtaaaaagaaaagcttgatGCAGTTTATCTTTTACAGGACTATCAGAATAGTGACAAGAAAGTTGAGAGGTTAGCAATGCCTTGAACGCTCAAGATGTTTTGTATAGAGTTCTGTTCAACTGTAAACAAATTCTCAAATCTTTATCTTTTATTTCAGTGTGTCACAGATGAATTGTCTCCATGATTCTCATGAGCAAGTGCACAAGAAAAGCCTGTTGCTAGATTTACAAGCTGAAGAGAGTAGAAGAATTTCAAGGTTGGATGACTATAAGAAGATTCCATTTGGTAAATGTTTACGAGGCATGAACAATTTAGCAAGAGCTGCTACCTTACGAGCAGACATCCTAGCCAGAAGAAGGGGATTAACTGTTGTGGGAAATAGTTCTGCTTATTCACAATCTACTTCTACATTTCATAATCTTCCTTACCAGAGCCAAAATGTACAAGAGAACAAATCCATTTCTTCTATATTAAAAATACACAATAATAGGGAAGATTTCACTGCATCAAAATTTCCTTATGGAAGTACATATTTCTCTTTGGAAATTCAATCTCAAAGAAAAGAACCGATTGAGGAAGATGCTATCCCATCAACAGTGGATACCTATACCAAAGAGTTCACTGGAGAAAATCCAAAGACAGACACTGCAGCAATTGAGAACAATAATACAGCTAAGACCTTTGAAGCAGAAAACATTCTATTGCATATTGCATCATTGAGTACAGATGCTCGGAAAGAGCTTTACCATCATGCTAATCAGCAAACTAAACCTGGTCGAGACACTCGTATAGCCCTTTATGAGGATGTGTTGGTATGGATATTCTTTTCAGATAAAATCTTTTTATGGTTTGGTTACCTTTTGAATTCTTGATCATGTAGTATCAGTATTTTTGTGGCAAATCAAAATTTGAAGTTTTAAATCTAGTGATCTTTTTATAACATCCGGTTGTATTTTTCCTGCTTATGTTTTCCTCTCTTGGATGATCAGGGGGAGCTTTGCCAACAGGCTAAATTTGTTACTAGAAAGGGTGATGGATATTCACTGTTGTTTCACATCCAGTTCCTCTCTTTGTAAAGATGTGAATGATAGGCTGGATAATGATACCAAAATATATAGTCATGGCGAGCAAACAACAATTAATGTGCAAAGAGTAGATCATTGGGGTCAGGTGAGTTGTATACTAGAGAAGTATATCCTATTTGGTCAGAATATGCTCCTTCCTTCTTATCCTTGTTATCCATAGCCCTTAATGAGGATGTGTTGTTATGGActttctttttatcatttggccaCCTTTTGAATTCTTGATCATTTAGTATCTAGTGATTCTTTTATAATCTCAGGTGACATTTTTCCTTTTTCGGATTATCCGGAAGAGCTTTGTCAACAGGATAAATTTGTTACTAGAATTGGTGATGAATATTCACTGGGTAGCACATCCATTTCCTCTCTTTGTAAAGATGCGAATGATAGGCTGGACCATGATAATGGAATATACGCTAATGATGAGCAGACAACAGTTGATATGCAAAGATTGGATCGTTTGGGTCAGGTGAGTTGTATACAAATAGAAATATCTCCTATTTGTTCAGAATTTGTCCCTCCTTTTCGTAAGGCCACAACATTATTTGATGATGACCGTGTGGTATTTTTGACTTCTGCAGCAGATTTATTTTTGAAGCTTGCTCAATTCAGTGGTCTGAATATTATACGTCTGCTGTTTTTAATGGTTATATGTCTCTCATTTGGTTTGTTGATGATCAGGAAAAACATTTTCAACAGAGTAAAGTTGTTACCAGAAATGCTGATGAGGAATCCTTACATTGCACATCCAGCCTTTCTCCTTGTTCGGTGGTGAATACGGGTGACACCCACGAAGACAAGTTTTCTCCTGGTCATGAGGAGAGGTCAATTCATTTTGAAGTAGGCCTTTTGTCTCAGGTAATTACATAACTAGGGAGACATCCCTATTATGCTGCTTCACTTGTGGTATGATCTCCCTGTTGAATTTATATTCTTGTTATCTTTTGACTGTCAGATAGCATAGTGGCTGGAATATTGGTATCTCAAACATCGAAACAATGAGCAACCACATGCTCATATTGCTTggtattttgttggatttttttcACTTATTTAGTTAGTTGATCTTGTGGATTTCAGGAGAAAGAGATAGACATGAGAGATCAGGAAGAAAATGATATCGATCCAGCACTATTATTATATTGTGAAAGGCTGAAAAATCACCATGATAATGATAAGAATAGCCAGAGGCACATTGACACTGATGACAGAAAAGATTTGTTTGCAATGGAAATGGTTATAGATGATGAAATATTGAAACATGATCAACCATGCAACCAACCACCATTTTGTAGACGAAATGACGAGGAAATTGACATTGATGACAGAAAGGATTTGTTTGAAAAGGAAATGGCTGTAGATGATAAAACAGTGAAACATGATCAACCATGCAACCAACCACCATCTTGTAGAGGAAATGATGAAGTTAAGAAAAGTATGGTCAAGATTCAGACAAATCATGTTTCTAATGAGTCTTCTTCATTTCAGCTTTTTGTCTGCCACGTTAATGGGATCAAGCAATTTGTTGACCTTAAAAATTCTAGTTCATCAGAATGGATGAAACCCAATAAATGTGAGCTTTCTGAGTTAAAATCAGCAGGCTGTAAAACCATCAACAAAGTTGATGTGACAGCAGAAAGCAGGAAAATTATGTCAGATAAGATCACTGATTTTCAGCTACAGAGTTCAGATTTTGAGAGGTTTTCAGATCAAAATCCAACTACATGCTCTTCAAAATTCCTTGGAAGCCAGAATTTTGGTTCCATGTTGCCCATTACTAAGAAATTAAATGTCTGTAGGGAGCTGAGACGCACCTCTTCATTACTTATACCTCCACATGGTGTAAATAGAGGCTTATATCCTTTAATGGCTAAGAAATCAAGCAGGCTCTCATATACTTTCACGTCTCCAAAGTATACAATAAATGAATTTTGCtgagaaggttcctaataacaggAACAACACAGAGTATTCGTTAAAGTTAAATTTGATTAAGTCTTGCATATTAGAGACTGAATATGGACCTACTGAAAAGGTCAGAGAGAGTCAAACAAGACACCAGGGACAATTAAAGATCCCTCTGAGAGGGAAGTTTAAAGAAAAAGCAGTGGAAGTTGCCAAGACAAAAGCATTTGTTCAATGGAATGACAATGACACAGGTAACTTACTAGATTTAAATTGGATCAACTCTTACATATTGGAGACTGAAGATGGATATATTAAATGTGTGGAAGGCAGAAAAGACACCAGGAACAGTTTAAGACTTCTTTGAGTGGGAATTCTAAAGAAAAGGCAATGAAATTTGCTAAGAAAATGGCCTTTGTTCAATGTAATGAGACCTTAAATTCAAAAAGGGGAATCACCACAGTAAATTA is a genomic window of Cryptomeria japonica chromosome 7, Sugi_1.0, whole genome shotgun sequence containing:
- the LOC131033397 gene encoding uncharacterized protein LOC131033397 isoform X1 yields the protein MAVVDYHSLPRKELQNLCKKNGIPANKTNSFMADALASILKVDKPKVDYHNLPRKELQNLCKKHGIPANKTNSFMADALTSILKVDKPEVDYYSLSRKELQNLCKKHGIPANKTNSFMADALTLILKVDKTNEFGSATTTTLPEDVGNKSVSSILKIHNYMEDFNASKFPCESTFFSLEIQSQRKEPIEEDAIPSTVDTYIEEFTGENPKTETAAIDNINTTKTSEAENVLLYIASLGTDDRKELYHQGNQQIAPGPDTPIALHEDALEELCQQAKFVTKTAYSIDEPASPHAYVEVVSSMTPIKDGCQDVEMLDQELHYYCSKSPKNKADNEHNFHLAEDYQNSDKEVESVSQVNCPHDSHKQMDKKSLLLDLQDEKSRRISRYKDDYKKCPFTKCLQGMNNLARAATLRADILARRRGLPIGGNSSAYSQSTSAFHNLPYQSQNVQGNISISSILKIHNNREDLTASKFPCGSATFSLEIQSQRKEPIEEDAISSTLDTYAEEFTGETAAIDNSNTTKTSEEENVLLYIASLGTDYRKELCHHGNQQIEPGRDTRIALYEDALEELCQQAKFVTKTAYSIDEPASPHDFVEAVCAMTPIKDECQDVEMLDQDLHYYCSESPKNKADNEHNFRLAEEELCQQAKFVTKTAYSIDEPTSPHAFVEAVSEMTPIKDGCQDVEMLDQELHYYCSKSPKNKVGNEHNFHLAEDYQNSDKKVESVSQMNCLHDSHEQVHKKSLLLDLQAEESRRISRLDDYKKIPFGKCLRGMNNLARAATLRADILARRRGLTVVGNSSAYSQSTSTFHNLPYQSQNVQENKSISSILKIHNNREDFTASKFPYGSTYFSLEIQSQRKEPIEEDAIPSTVDTYTKEFTGENPKTDTAAIENNNTAKTFEAENILLHIASLSTDARKELYHHANQQTKPGRDTRIALYEDVLGELCQQAKFVTRKGDGYSLLFHIQFLSL
- the LOC131033414 gene encoding uncharacterized protein LOC131033414 translates to MASDIFPFSDYPEELCQQDKFVTRIGDEYSLGSTSISSLCKDANDRLDHDNGIYANDEQTTVDMQRLDRLGQEKHFQQSKVVTRNADEESLHCTSSLSPCSVVNTGDTHEDKFSPGHEERSIHFEVGLLSQEKEIDMRDQEENDIDPALLLYCERLKNHHDNDKNSQRHIDTDDRKDLFAMEMVIDDEILKHDQPCNQPPFCRRNDEEIDIDDRKDLFEKEMAVDDKTVKHDQPCNQPPSCRGNDEVKKSMVKIQTNHVSNESSSFQLFVCHVNGIKQFVDLKNSSSSEWMKPNKCELSELKSAGCKTINKVDVTAESRKIMSDKITDFQLQSSDFERFSDQNPTTCSSKFLGSQNFGSMLPITKKLNVCRELRRTSSLLIPPHGVNRGLYPLMAKKSSRLSYTFTSPKYTINEFC
- the LOC131033397 gene encoding uncharacterized protein LOC131033397 isoform X2, with product MAVVDYHSLPRKELQNLCKKNGIPANKTNSFMADALASILKVDKPKVDYHNLPRKELQNLCKKHGIPANKTNSFMADALTSILKVDKPEVDYYSLSRKELQNLCKKHGIPANKTNSFMADALTLILKVDKTNEFGSATTTTLPEDVGNKSVSSILKIHNYMEDFNASKFPCESTFFSLEIQSQRKEPIEEDAIPSTVDTYIEEFTGENPKTETAAIDNINTTKTSEAENVLLYIASLGTDDRKELYHQGNQQIAPGPDTPIALHEDALEELCQQAKFVTKTAYSIDEPASPHAYVEVVSSMTPIKDGCQDVEMLDQELHYYCSKSPKNKADNEHNFHLAEDYQNSDKEVESVSQVNCPHDSHKQMDKKSLLLDLQDEKSRRISRYKDDYKKCPFTKCLQGMNNLARAATLRADILARRRGLPIGGNSSAYSQSTSAFHNLPYQSQNVQGNISISSILKIHNNREDLTASKFPCGSATFSLEIQSQRKEPIEEDAISSTLDTYAEEFTGETAAIDNSNTTKTSEEENVLLYIASLGTDYRKELCHHGNQQIEPGRDTRIALYEDALEELCQQAKFVTKTAYSIDEPASPHDFVEAVCAMTPIKDECQDVEMLDQDLHYYCSESPKNKADNEHNFRLAEDYQNSDKKVESVSQMNCLHDSHEQVHKKSLLLDLQAEESRRISRLDDYKKIPFGKCLRGMNNLARAATLRADILARRRGLTVVGNSSAYSQSTSTFHNLPYQSQNVQENKSISSILKIHNNREDFTASKFPYGSTYFSLEIQSQRKEPIEEDAIPSTVDTYTKEFTGENPKTDTAAIENNNTAKTFEAENILLHIASLSTDARKELYHHANQQTKPGRDTRIALYEDVLGELCQQAKFVTRKGDGYSLLFHIQFLSL
- the LOC131033397 gene encoding uncharacterized protein LOC131033397 isoform X3, which produces MADALTLILKVDKTNEFGSATTTTLPEDVGNKSVSSILKIHNYMEDFNASKFPCESTFFSLEIQSQRKEPIEEDAIPSTVDTYIEEFTGENPKTETAAIDNINTTKTSEAENVLLYIASLGTDDRKELYHQGNQQIAPGPDTPIALHEDALEELCQQAKFVTKTAYSIDEPASPHAYVEVVSSMTPIKDGCQDVEMLDQELHYYCSKSPKNKADNEHNFHLAEDYQNSDKEVESVSQVNCPHDSHKQMDKKSLLLDLQDEKSRRISRYKDDYKKCPFTKCLQGMNNLARAATLRADILARRRGLPIGGNSSAYSQSTSAFHNLPYQSQNVQGNISISSILKIHNNREDLTASKFPCGSATFSLEIQSQRKEPIEEDAISSTLDTYAEEFTGETAAIDNSNTTKTSEEENVLLYIASLGTDYRKELCHHGNQQIEPGRDTRIALYEDALEELCQQAKFVTKTAYSIDEPASPHDFVEAVCAMTPIKDECQDVEMLDQDLHYYCSESPKNKADNEHNFRLAEEELCQQAKFVTKTAYSIDEPTSPHAFVEAVSEMTPIKDGCQDVEMLDQELHYYCSKSPKNKVGNEHNFHLAEDYQNSDKKVESVSQMNCLHDSHEQVHKKSLLLDLQAEESRRISRLDDYKKIPFGKCLRGMNNLARAATLRADILARRRGLTVVGNSSAYSQSTSTFHNLPYQSQNVQENKSISSILKIHNNREDFTASKFPYGSTYFSLEIQSQRKEPIEEDAIPSTVDTYTKEFTGENPKTDTAAIENNNTAKTFEAENILLHIASLSTDARKELYHHANQQTKPGRDTRIALYEDVLGELCQQAKFVTRKGDGYSLLFHIQFLSL
- the LOC131033397 gene encoding uncharacterized protein LOC131033397 isoform X4 is translated as MEDFNASKFPCESTFFSLEIQSQRKEPIEEDAIPSTVDTYIEEFTGENPKTETAAIDNINTTKTSEAENVLLYIASLGTDDRKELYHQGNQQIAPGPDTPIALHEDALEELCQQAKFVTKTAYSIDEPASPHAYVEVVSSMTPIKDGCQDVEMLDQELHYYCSKSPKNKADNEHNFHLAEDYQNSDKEVESVSQVNCPHDSHKQMDKKSLLLDLQDEKSRRISRYKDDYKKCPFTKCLQGMNNLARAATLRADILARRRGLPIGGNSSAYSQSTSAFHNLPYQSQNVQGNISISSILKIHNNREDLTASKFPCGSATFSLEIQSQRKEPIEEDAISSTLDTYAEEFTGETAAIDNSNTTKTSEEENVLLYIASLGTDYRKELCHHGNQQIEPGRDTRIALYEDALEELCQQAKFVTKTAYSIDEPASPHDFVEAVCAMTPIKDECQDVEMLDQDLHYYCSESPKNKADNEHNFRLAEEELCQQAKFVTKTAYSIDEPTSPHAFVEAVSEMTPIKDGCQDVEMLDQELHYYCSKSPKNKVGNEHNFHLAEDYQNSDKKVESVSQMNCLHDSHEQVHKKSLLLDLQAEESRRISRLDDYKKIPFGKCLRGMNNLARAATLRADILARRRGLTVVGNSSAYSQSTSTFHNLPYQSQNVQENKSISSILKIHNNREDFTASKFPYGSTYFSLEIQSQRKEPIEEDAIPSTVDTYTKEFTGENPKTDTAAIENNNTAKTFEAENILLHIASLSTDARKELYHHANQQTKPGRDTRIALYEDVLGELCQQAKFVTRKGDGYSLLFHIQFLSL